From Erigeron canadensis isolate Cc75 chromosome 8, C_canadensis_v1, whole genome shotgun sequence, one genomic window encodes:
- the LOC122580132 gene encoding cytochrome P450 81Q32-like, translating into MDYFLIITCALLLITSILSVFRRKKNLPPTIFPKIPIIGHLYLLQKPLHRTLAKLSSKHGPILLLHFGSRPVLVVNSPSVSEECFTGKNDIVFANRPRLLVAKILSSNCTGTVWAPYGDHWRNLRRISTIEIFSTQRLNELSNVRADEGRLVVRKLVSDCSSSPLVNLKSLFQEITLNIIMRMISGKRYFGGKNMEDEGIRFREMVEEALRLGGASNLGDHLLFLNWFGVNGLEKKLIALQKRRNEFFQVLIDQLREDAKVEDNNSKKNITIIELLLQLQETDPAYYTDELIKSYILNLLSAGVDTSSVTMEWAFSLLLNNEDVLNKAQNEIDNHVGQNRLLEESDMADLPYLRCIVNETLRMYPPTPFLVPHESSDDCMVGGYHIPRGTMLLVNQWAIQRDPELWSEPQSFNPERFEQIEGTKDGYRFMPFGSGRRGCPGEGLAIRMLGLTLGLLIQCFEWERASEEMVDMTEGVGLTMPKVQPLVAKCRPRRITHNLS; encoded by the exons ATGGATTATTTCTTGATCATCACCTGTGCATTGCTGTTAATAACATCAATTTTGTCAGTCTTCCGTCGCAAGAAGAATCTTCCACCAACAATCTTTCCAAAAATACCCATCATCGGCCACCTTTACCTCTTACAAAAACCTCTTCACAGAACCTTGGCAAAACTCTCATCAAAACACGGCCCAATTCTCCTCCTCCACTTTGGGTCCCGCCCCGTTCTTGTAGTCAACTCTCCTTCCGTCTCCGAAGAATGCTTCACAGGCAAAAACGACATCGTTTTTGCCAACCGTCCTCGTTTGTTGGTTGCCAAGATTCTAAGCTCAAATTGTACTGGCACTGTTTGGGCACCTTATGGTGATCATTGGCGTAACCTTAGGAGGATCTCTACAATCGAGATCTTCTCGACTCAACGTCTCAATGAACTAAGTAACGTACGAGCCGACGAAGGAAGACTTGTTGTACGTAAACTAGTCTCAGATTGTAGTAGTTCACCACTAGTGAACTTAAAGTCATTGTTTCAAGAGATAACACTTAATATTATAATGAGGATGATATCTGGGAAGAGGTATTTTGGAGGTAAAAATATGGAAGATGAAGGAATACGGTTTAGGGAGATGGTGGAAGAGGCGTTACGTTTGGGTGGTGCGTCGAATTTAGGTGATCATTTGCTGTTTTTGAATTGGTTTGGAGTGAATGGATTGGAGAAGAAGTTGATCGCGTTGCAGAAGAGGAGAAACGAGTTTTTTCAAGTACTAATTGATCAACTTAGAGAGGATGCTAAAGTTGAAGATAACAATAGCAAGAAGAACATTACAATAATTGAATTATTGTTGCAGTTACAAGAAACAGATCCTGCCTACTACACTGATGAGCTTATTAAAAGCTATATACTG AACTTGTTATCAGCTGGGGTTGACACTTCTTCTGTAACTATGGAATGGGCATTTTCTCTTTTACTCAACAATGAAGACGTATTAAACAAGGCACAAAATGAAATCGACAATCATGTAGGACAAAACCGCCTTCTTGAGGAATCAGACATGGCCGACTTACCATACTTACGTTGTATCGTGAACGAGACTTTACGAATGTACCCTCCAACCCCATTTCTAGTACCTCACGAGTCATCGGATGATTGTATGGTGGGAGGCTATCACATCCCACGTGGGACCATGCTATTGGTTAATCAATGGGCCATACAACGCGACCCGGAATTGTGGAGTGAGCCTCAAAGTTTTAACCCGGAAAGGTTTGAGCAGATAGAAGGCACAAAGGATGGGTATCGCTTCATGCCATTTGGGTCCGGAAGGAGGGGATGTCCGGGTGAAGGACTAGCCATCCGTATGCTTGGGTTGACGTTGGGGTTGCTTATACAATGCTTTGAATGGGAACGCGCAAGTGAAGAGATGGTTGATATGACTGAAGGTGTCGGCCTCACTATGCCTAAGGTTCAACCTTTGGTAGCCAAATGTAGACCTCGCCGAATTACGCACAATTTAAGCTAG